A genomic region of Novipirellula aureliae contains the following coding sequences:
- a CDS encoding LuxR C-terminal-related transcriptional regulator produces MGQPSATTILRTKVRPPVAVQRLVSRPRLLELLQRNPRRPLTVVSAPAGYGKTTLVSQWLQDAEVKPAWVQLGEENSELRIFLSYLVAAVQVRFPTACSDTAVLLKAAQLPPSLLLAETLSNDLDSIAEPLIVVLDDYHLISNSGIHELLDKLLLHPPRPLHLVLVTRHDPPISMASLRARGWLTEIRQDDLRFTNAEVNAVLGEMAEVSVSQATLDHLEQQIEGWMVGLHLVGLVLRNQSDPEAFLSGLKGGFQQVYDYLSEQVLTGQPAATRDCLLQTSVLSRFCPSLVEAVYVSPNDSTDKITSGENFIEDAQLANLFVVPLDSGGQWFRYHHLFQDLLRRQLQQCYSPKDVAGVHSRGSVWYETQGLITESIEHALAAEDVVRAAEIIERCRLDEFAADRWYVVERWLSMLPDDVKQQRPRLLLTEASIALCRFQVARIPTIVEQVENLLREQTVEPTVWGELAYFRGFLEYWEGNAQSSQQHFEESLSKLAGEKTPYEGEAELLLALAFCMGGQEERAVRGLEDRIARFGASENQIFSRLLAGLAFVHTISGDLHRSRLNAQRLKLVASKLRIRNTEAWASYFHACSHLHGGELEAASKHFAAAVELRYVLESRAAVDAMAGLALSHQLRGLETEADETNKQLREFAQNINERQYLDLADSLQARLALLRGDTAQALQWARSVNEQAIPSTLFLWLQAPAITQARVLITAGSKRDLATATKLLKSIRSVSESCRFTCQTIEAAVLQSVALDRQGSTDDAFNSLDEALALAESGGWVRPFLELGQPMASLLQRAPLENVSIDFVDRLLETFAEIPSAKEHESSGQTKTSVPVAESGPSDAEGTSRTEPYVEPLTNRELETLQLLAERLYDKEIAKALSISVWTVRTHVKHLFEKLHVTGRRQAVLKAEELGLLKVG; encoded by the coding sequence ATGGGCCAACCCTCTGCGACGACGATTCTGCGGACCAAGGTGCGACCGCCCGTGGCGGTGCAGCGTCTCGTCTCTCGTCCGCGATTACTCGAATTGCTGCAGCGGAATCCTCGCCGACCGTTGACGGTCGTGTCGGCGCCGGCGGGCTATGGCAAGACGACGTTGGTTTCGCAGTGGTTACAGGATGCCGAAGTCAAACCTGCCTGGGTGCAATTAGGCGAGGAGAATAGTGAACTCAGGATCTTCTTGAGCTATCTGGTCGCCGCAGTTCAAGTCCGCTTTCCAACAGCATGTTCGGACACTGCTGTTCTGCTTAAGGCGGCACAGTTGCCACCTTCGTTACTGCTCGCAGAAACCTTGAGTAACGATTTGGATTCCATTGCCGAGCCTCTGATTGTCGTGTTGGATGATTACCATCTGATTTCGAATTCCGGTATCCACGAATTACTCGACAAACTGTTGCTTCATCCACCACGTCCGCTGCATCTGGTATTGGTGACGCGGCACGATCCGCCGATCTCAATGGCATCACTTCGGGCACGGGGCTGGTTGACAGAAATTCGCCAGGACGATCTCCGCTTCACGAATGCGGAAGTCAACGCAGTGCTTGGCGAGATGGCGGAAGTGTCCGTCAGTCAAGCGACACTCGATCACCTCGAGCAGCAGATAGAGGGGTGGATGGTTGGCCTGCACCTGGTCGGTCTTGTCCTTCGCAACCAGTCTGACCCAGAAGCGTTCTTGTCTGGGTTGAAGGGTGGCTTTCAACAAGTGTACGACTACCTATCTGAACAAGTTCTGACCGGGCAACCGGCGGCGACGCGTGATTGCTTACTGCAGACCTCTGTATTGAGTCGTTTTTGCCCCTCGCTTGTCGAAGCGGTTTACGTCTCGCCAAACGATTCCACTGACAAGATCACGAGCGGCGAGAACTTCATTGAAGACGCCCAGCTTGCCAATCTGTTCGTTGTTCCGTTGGATTCGGGTGGCCAGTGGTTTCGCTACCATCATCTGTTCCAAGACCTGCTAAGAAGGCAACTGCAACAGTGCTATTCGCCCAAGGACGTTGCCGGCGTGCACTCTCGGGGCAGTGTTTGGTATGAGACCCAGGGGTTGATCACGGAATCGATCGAACATGCCCTGGCAGCGGAAGACGTGGTGCGAGCAGCCGAAATCATCGAGAGGTGTCGCCTCGACGAGTTCGCCGCGGATCGCTGGTATGTGGTTGAGCGTTGGCTGTCGATGCTTCCCGACGACGTCAAACAGCAGCGGCCAAGGTTGCTGTTGACCGAGGCCTCGATTGCGCTCTGCCGATTTCAAGTCGCGCGAATCCCGACGATCGTCGAACAGGTGGAAAACTTGTTACGTGAGCAGACGGTAGAGCCGACCGTTTGGGGAGAACTTGCCTACTTTCGGGGATTCCTGGAATACTGGGAAGGCAATGCTCAGAGCAGTCAGCAGCATTTCGAAGAGTCGTTGTCGAAGCTTGCGGGCGAAAAGACTCCGTACGAGGGCGAGGCTGAATTGCTGCTCGCACTAGCGTTTTGCATGGGCGGGCAAGAGGAGCGTGCTGTTCGAGGATTAGAAGACCGGATCGCTCGTTTCGGCGCTTCCGAAAATCAGATTTTCTCGAGACTTCTGGCCGGCTTGGCCTTTGTACACACGATCTCGGGTGATCTGCATCGCTCTCGCCTCAACGCACAACGTCTAAAGCTTGTGGCCAGTAAACTCCGCATCCGCAATACGGAGGCCTGGGCTTCGTACTTCCACGCTTGTAGCCACTTGCATGGCGGCGAACTTGAGGCTGCTTCGAAGCATTTTGCTGCTGCCGTGGAGCTGAGGTACGTTTTGGAATCCAGGGCGGCTGTTGATGCGATGGCTGGCTTAGCGCTCTCGCATCAACTCCGAGGCCTGGAGACTGAAGCCGACGAGACAAATAAGCAATTGCGGGAATTCGCCCAGAACATAAACGAACGTCAATACCTGGATTTGGCCGATTCGTTGCAGGCGCGACTCGCTTTATTGCGGGGTGACACGGCGCAAGCCTTGCAATGGGCTCGCTCTGTGAACGAACAGGCAATACCCTCAACTTTGTTCCTCTGGCTACAAGCCCCAGCGATCACTCAGGCGAGAGTTTTGATCACAGCTGGTTCAAAGCGAGATTTGGCAACCGCGACCAAACTCCTGAAATCGATTCGCTCGGTGAGTGAGTCTTGTCGATTCACTTGCCAAACGATTGAAGCTGCCGTCCTACAATCCGTCGCACTGGACAGGCAAGGCTCTACCGATGATGCGTTCAACTCACTTGACGAGGCGCTGGCACTCGCCGAGTCAGGGGGATGGGTCCGGCCATTTTTGGAGTTGGGCCAACCGATGGCCAGCCTGCTCCAACGAGCACCATTAGAAAATGTCTCGATTGATTTTGTCGATCGCCTACTGGAGACCTTTGCGGAGATCCCGAGTGCAAAAGAGCACGAGTCATCGGGGCAGACGAAGACGAGCGTTCCCGTCGCTGAATCGGGTCCTTCCGACGCCGAGGGGACGTCACGCACAGAGCCCTATGTTGAGCCGTTGACCAATCGAGAACTCGAAACCCTGCAATTGCTGGCCGAGCGGCTCTACGACAAGGAAATCGCGAAAGCCCTCTCCATCTCGGTCTGGACCGTTCGGACGCACGTGAAGCACCTCTTCGAGAAGCTTCATGTCACGGGCCGACGTCAGGCCGTGCTCAAGGCCGAGGAACTTGGGCTGTTGAAAGTGGGTTAG
- a CDS encoding JAB domain-containing protein: protein MRQYQFDFERADTQQHVLAEATLPTLAEDARYASVKRVSLVFEGSLQDRPCITSTEAAKTFFAGYWKRHPANDQEQFIVACLDTKHRVQCVVKVTVGTLDASLVHPREVFKPAMIEGSSAILLSHNHPSGNTEPSREDIQVTDQLTEAGKLLGITVLDHIIHGDGTGDVLSIREH from the coding sequence ATGAGGCAATACCAATTTGATTTTGAAAGAGCAGATACTCAGCAGCACGTATTGGCGGAAGCGACGTTGCCGACGCTTGCTGAAGATGCACGATACGCCTCAGTAAAACGCGTATCCCTCGTCTTCGAAGGATCGCTACAAGACCGACCGTGCATCACCAGTACGGAGGCAGCGAAAACGTTTTTTGCCGGTTATTGGAAGCGGCATCCTGCCAACGACCAGGAGCAATTCATAGTAGCGTGCCTCGATACAAAGCACCGGGTACAGTGCGTTGTAAAGGTGACAGTCGGAACGCTCGATGCCTCGCTTGTGCATCCTCGCGAAGTATTCAAGCCAGCGATGATAGAAGGATCATCGGCCATCTTGCTCTCGCACAATCATCCTTCAGGCAACACGGAGCCAAGCCGTGAAGACATCCAAGTAACCGACCAGCTCACGGAAGCAGGGAAGCTGCTTGGCATCACCGTTCTCGACCACATCATCCACGGTGACGGAACGGGTGACGTGCTCTCGATCCGAGAGCACTAG
- the ssb gene encoding single-stranded DNA-binding protein, whose protein sequence is MSSYNRVILIGNLTRDVELKHTTGGTAVTEIGLAVNDRRKQDNEWIEETTFVDVTLWGRTAEVANEYLGKGEPVLIEGRLKLDSWESDGAKRSKLRVVGERMRMLGQKKPGQASAKPEQATEESAATF, encoded by the coding sequence ATGAGCTCTTACAATCGCGTGATTCTGATCGGCAATCTCACCCGAGACGTCGAACTGAAACACACAACTGGCGGCACTGCCGTCACCGAAATCGGGCTTGCCGTCAATGATCGACGCAAGCAGGACAATGAATGGATCGAGGAAACAACCTTTGTCGACGTCACTCTTTGGGGACGTACGGCCGAGGTTGCCAACGAGTATCTCGGCAAAGGCGAGCCCGTCCTGATCGAGGGTCGCTTGAAACTCGATTCATGGGAATCGGACGGAGCCAAACGATCAAAACTTCGCGTCGTTGGCGAACGAATGCGAATGCTAGGTCAGAAGAAACCTGGTCAGGCGTCAGCCAAACCGGAACAAGCTACAGAGGAATCTGCGGCTACTTTCTAA
- a CDS encoding DUF7689 domain-containing protein: protein MKLIDLFPNLTDDNHEITSPKTIKYNCIAWAARNTERWWQPGVHWPIDSVREDVGIGMVAHNPTKFTQTTTFPAIGPRLGQTPLKSVNARSFSMWYH, encoded by the coding sequence ATGAAGTTGATCGATCTATTCCCTAATTTGACCGACGACAATCACGAAATCACCAGCCCGAAAACAATCAAGTACAATTGCATCGCCTGGGCTGCGAGAAACACCGAGCGGTGGTGGCAGCCGGGTGTTCATTGGCCAATTGACTCCGTGCGTGAAGATGTTGGTATCGGGATGGTCGCACACAATCCAACCAAGTTCACCCAAACGACCACATTTCCGGCCATCGGCCCAAGACTGGGCCAGACGCCGTTAAAAAGCGTGAATGCCAGGTCGTTTTCAATGTGGTATCATTGA
- a CDS encoding AAA family ATPase yields MSHEQMTEVHALLRLFRAYRDQNDAAFRKIAESIIAEQLAGNHHAVAKELRSALGSGSDRRAQSGKLATLPRDRRSGEELLTIFHEPASTEHLVLDDATRERIDRVIDERRNAKKLARHGYSPKSKLLFWGPPGCGKTLTAHYLANQFNLKVGVVRLSALISSYMGDTASHLQRVFDIAQTTPMVLLFDEIDSIAKNRDDVNDVGELKRIVNSLLQAMDSFAAKESILIGASNHQYLMDPAIWRRFDDVVVFPKPTPPLRKAFIQHHLNGITFKGTIDSLVKKTAGMSFAQLEHVLIESIKSMILEDCKQLTTEHVTRQLKYQRKMVSAMKQGQEGTDE; encoded by the coding sequence ATGTCTCATGAACAAATGACCGAGGTCCACGCACTTCTGCGGTTGTTTCGTGCCTATCGCGATCAAAACGATGCTGCATTTCGTAAGATTGCAGAATCGATCATCGCCGAACAGCTTGCAGGAAATCACCACGCGGTTGCCAAAGAACTCCGATCGGCACTCGGCTCGGGATCCGATAGGCGTGCGCAAAGCGGCAAGCTGGCAACGCTCCCGCGAGACCGACGGTCTGGCGAAGAGCTGCTGACGATCTTTCATGAGCCAGCTAGTACCGAACACTTGGTCCTGGATGACGCGACACGCGAGCGAATCGATCGCGTTATCGACGAACGACGCAACGCCAAGAAACTGGCTCGCCATGGCTATTCGCCCAAGTCGAAGCTGCTGTTTTGGGGGCCGCCCGGTTGCGGAAAGACGCTGACGGCTCATTACTTGGCAAACCAATTCAACCTAAAAGTTGGCGTTGTCCGCCTCAGTGCGTTGATCTCCAGCTACATGGGCGATACCGCGTCTCATCTGCAACGAGTGTTTGACATCGCTCAAACGACTCCGATGGTGCTGCTGTTTGACGAGATCGATTCGATCGCAAAAAACCGCGACGACGTCAACGATGTGGGCGAACTGAAGCGGATCGTCAACAGTCTGCTTCAAGCAATGGATTCGTTTGCCGCCAAGGAGAGCATTCTCATCGGTGCCAGTAACCATCAGTACCTGATGGACCCGGCCATTTGGCGACGCTTTGACGATGTGGTTGTTTTCCCGAAGCCAACGCCTCCCCTTCGCAAGGCATTCATCCAGCATCACCTTAATGGCATCACCTTCAAAGGGACGATTGATTCGCTAGTCAAGAAGACCGCCGGGATGTCATTCGCTCAACTCGAACACGTCCTGATCGAGTCCATCAAGTCGATGATCTTGGAAGACTGCAAGCAACTAACCACCGAACATGTGACACGACAGTTGAAGTACCAGCGAAAGATGGTTTCGGCAATGAAACAGGGGCAAGAAGGAACGGATGAATAG
- a CDS encoding S8 family peptidase yields the protein MNSEFPPKYLPEPTYLNRRPEKPRRQPLAPEVLARRGEIARVLGIKVDSLNRLLNGLTNEQRKAIFFKVTHDGPIDLAGTGLKPLVDRSENVTLVVPRNDDLSAFTAKLDRFANNEPTGPGYVTGQDFARIEDLERGDPKDRLSDELLADYDSIIKIKQPTFICEIEILSLAQGPKQRVNEIAEILQDLNNAFASGVHGTLFEHERSSGVCRAVIRCSGAMFKRLVEEDRWQRRIAWFEPKPKFETFHTTWHRFQFDKLDEIAPPPEDAPIICVVDSGVSPGNPFLKPVAKDDLIVSFLKSAPDSPYDEVGHGSGVASLAAYYVLNLAEGASNQATAWIASARILDDTNQIEESRLFSRVLEDVVKHFAPLGVRIFNLSVADLAKKWNQDSKRTQSRTSWTARTIDRLSREYDVVFVVATGNISPPVILDSLKAGNDYPVYLCDEDSRILDPGQAALAVSVGSVSSGTLVAHSPDTTLALQYEPSPFTRSGPGIKRETKPELVEIGGNLVSDVERTSVRANLATNVVMASHQLSPAAAHNYGTSFAAPRIANKLAAILQDLQLMGIEPIRAPLLKAFLVNSATYRGELDRVIESLDAVEKKKWLDVLGYGFPDASQATDCDDFSILLFHQGTIEPDKVAFFDIPIPASLSQSTGKKRITVTLAHFPEVQKWGLESYFGADLKWRMFRGNVDREAVVEAMSASSTDDDIESEASDIELPNEVPFEHKITRRSRGSIQHDWHEWSQHRDAYSDNHYTLAIASHKRWARAVEPIPFAVVIRIEDIGATVPIYTEIANAVDIMVQTRTRG from the coding sequence ATGAATAGCGAGTTCCCACCTAAATACTTGCCAGAACCGACGTATCTGAATCGCCGACCCGAAAAGCCGCGTCGTCAACCGCTCGCACCAGAAGTGCTCGCCCGTCGTGGCGAGATCGCCCGCGTCTTGGGCATCAAAGTTGACTCGCTGAATCGTCTGCTCAACGGACTGACCAACGAGCAACGCAAAGCGATCTTCTTCAAAGTCACTCACGACGGCCCGATCGATCTTGCGGGAACAGGACTCAAGCCGCTTGTGGACCGGTCCGAGAATGTCACGCTCGTCGTACCCCGAAATGATGACCTGAGTGCATTCACGGCCAAGCTCGATCGATTCGCCAATAACGAACCCACTGGCCCCGGCTATGTAACCGGTCAGGACTTCGCTCGCATTGAAGACCTTGAACGCGGCGACCCAAAAGATCGGTTGAGCGACGAGTTGTTGGCCGACTACGACTCGATCATCAAGATCAAGCAACCGACATTCATTTGCGAAATCGAAATTCTGTCACTCGCACAAGGGCCGAAACAGCGTGTAAACGAGATCGCCGAAATCCTTCAGGACCTTAACAACGCCTTTGCCAGCGGTGTTCACGGGACGCTGTTTGAACACGAACGAAGTTCAGGCGTTTGCCGTGCAGTGATTCGTTGTTCGGGAGCGATGTTCAAGCGATTGGTCGAAGAAGATCGTTGGCAGAGGCGGATTGCTTGGTTTGAACCCAAGCCGAAATTTGAGACTTTCCACACGACGTGGCACCGCTTTCAGTTTGACAAGCTTGATGAAATTGCTCCGCCGCCGGAAGATGCTCCGATCATCTGTGTGGTCGATTCAGGTGTGTCACCGGGCAATCCGTTTCTGAAACCCGTTGCGAAAGACGATCTGATCGTCTCCTTCCTGAAATCTGCGCCCGACTCTCCTTACGACGAAGTTGGACACGGCTCCGGTGTCGCTTCGCTTGCCGCCTACTACGTCCTCAATCTTGCCGAAGGTGCATCCAACCAAGCAACCGCTTGGATTGCTAGCGCCAGAATCCTCGACGACACCAATCAAATCGAAGAGAGCCGGCTGTTTTCGCGAGTTCTGGAGGACGTTGTTAAACACTTTGCTCCGCTGGGCGTGAGGATCTTTAATTTGTCAGTCGCCGATTTGGCCAAAAAGTGGAACCAAGACAGCAAGCGGACACAATCCCGCACGTCGTGGACCGCGAGGACCATTGATCGGTTGAGCCGCGAATACGACGTAGTCTTCGTCGTCGCGACGGGCAATATTTCGCCGCCGGTCATTCTGGATTCTCTCAAGGCGGGAAATGACTACCCTGTTTACCTCTGCGACGAGGATTCAAGAATTCTCGATCCCGGACAAGCTGCTCTGGCGGTCAGCGTGGGGTCGGTCAGTAGTGGAACTTTGGTTGCCCATTCACCGGACACTACCCTTGCACTGCAATACGAACCGTCGCCCTTCACGCGATCCGGGCCAGGTATCAAACGCGAAACCAAGCCCGAACTCGTCGAGATCGGTGGCAATTTGGTGAGCGATGTCGAACGTACATCCGTTCGCGCGAATCTGGCAACGAATGTTGTGATGGCCAGTCACCAACTTTCCCCGGCAGCGGCGCACAACTACGGAACCAGCTTCGCTGCGCCGCGAATTGCCAACAAGTTAGCGGCGATCCTTCAAGATTTGCAGCTGATGGGGATAGAGCCTATCAGAGCCCCGCTCTTAAAAGCGTTCTTGGTGAATTCGGCAACGTATCGCGGCGAGTTGGACCGAGTCATCGAGAGCTTGGACGCGGTCGAGAAGAAAAAGTGGCTTGACGTCCTTGGCTACGGGTTTCCGGACGCTTCTCAAGCGACCGATTGCGACGACTTCTCGATCCTACTGTTCCATCAGGGAACGATTGAGCCCGACAAAGTGGCGTTCTTCGACATCCCGATACCGGCTAGCCTGTCACAATCAACTGGCAAGAAACGAATCACGGTGACACTGGCTCATTTCCCCGAGGTGCAGAAATGGGGTTTGGAAAGCTACTTTGGCGCTGATCTGAAATGGCGAATGTTTCGCGGAAATGTGGATCGCGAAGCAGTTGTCGAAGCCATGTCGGCATCAAGCACCGACGACGACATTGAGAGCGAGGCATCGGATATCGAGTTACCTAACGAAGTTCCGTTCGAGCACAAGATCACGCGTCGTTCACGCGGCTCCATCCAGCATGATTGGCACGAATGGTCGCAGCATCGTGACGCGTACAGCGACAATCACTACACGCTCGCCATTGCCAGTCACAAGCGTTGGGCCCGAGCGGTTGAGCCAATACCGTTCGCAGTCGTCATCCGGATTGAGGATATCGGGGCGACGGTCCCCATTTACACCGAGATCGCAAACGCTGTTGACATAATGGTGCAAACGCGAACGCGGGGCTGA
- a CDS encoding tetratricopeptide repeat protein — translation MQTEHRILEVRRDHVLAQPLDGIKPEALKIAGTSKYVENEVIIVEPHSAEPGKDQQRWKVIATRIDPSFIGGRAPEVAAVSYENEHEFMEYVSYEDRVAFDGALEDLDMGDYKKARRILRKFIKRFPYHIDAYHHLGIIETNLGHDARALKYFEMGYRIGILSIPKAFSGQLPWGFLRNRPFLRAAHGYGLALERERRHLEAVDVYEQILAFNPNDNQGIRYLLPSLYLEAKSPQKARASLEKHGADGTNLYTRCLIEILDGRRREAVRWLCRGLSYNLYVPEIVLLRTEETSESQRYGVVIGSRDEAIEYVQETEGWHREETQEFLRRLLAVETFAWRLERALELKVALDSRDELPPGELRSATANELYGIFTDQDIPKILEECSKAI, via the coding sequence ATGCAAACCGAGCATCGAATACTAGAGGTTCGCCGCGACCACGTTTTAGCCCAGCCACTTGATGGTATCAAACCCGAAGCGTTGAAGATCGCGGGCACGTCCAAATATGTTGAGAATGAAGTCATCATTGTGGAACCACACTCTGCTGAGCCTGGCAAGGACCAACAGCGATGGAAGGTGATCGCCACACGCATCGATCCATCGTTTATCGGCGGCAGAGCCCCGGAAGTCGCGGCGGTGAGCTACGAAAACGAGCACGAGTTCATGGAGTATGTGAGCTACGAAGACAGAGTGGCGTTTGACGGAGCGCTGGAGGATCTCGACATGGGAGACTATAAAAAGGCGAGGCGCATTTTGCGCAAGTTCATCAAGCGGTTCCCCTACCACATCGACGCGTACCATCATCTGGGCATTATCGAAACCAATCTCGGTCATGATGCTCGGGCTTTGAAGTATTTTGAGATGGGTTATCGCATTGGAATACTGTCAATCCCAAAGGCTTTCTCGGGTCAGCTTCCCTGGGGTTTCCTTCGCAATCGCCCGTTCTTGCGGGCTGCACATGGCTATGGGTTGGCCTTGGAACGGGAACGTCGCCATTTGGAAGCGGTCGATGTTTATGAACAGATTCTGGCGTTCAATCCCAACGACAATCAAGGGATTCGCTACTTGCTTCCCAGTCTGTACCTAGAAGCCAAAAGCCCACAAAAAGCGAGAGCGAGCTTGGAAAAACACGGCGCGGATGGAACCAATCTCTACACACGCTGCCTGATCGAAATCTTGGACGGTCGCCGACGAGAAGCTGTCCGCTGGCTGTGTCGTGGACTGTCGTACAATCTGTATGTTCCCGAGATCGTACTTTTACGAACAGAAGAAACGAGCGAGAGTCAACGGTATGGTGTGGTCATCGGTAGCAGAGACGAAGCCATTGAGTACGTGCAGGAAACCGAAGGCTGGCACCGCGAGGAAACGCAAGAATTCCTGCGCCGGTTACTGGCGGTCGAAACCTTCGCTTGGCGGCTTGAGCGTGCTCTTGAGCTGAAGGTGGCACTCGATTCACGCGACGAGCTGCCGCCCGGTGAACTGCGATCCGCCACGGCCAACGAGCTTTATGGAATCTTTACCGACCAGGACATCCCAAAGATTCTGGAGGAATGCAGCAAGGCAATTTAA
- a CDS encoding PEP-CTERM sorting domain-containing protein (PEP-CTERM proteins occur, often in large numbers, in the proteomes of bacteria that also encode an exosortase, a predicted intramembrane cysteine proteinase. The presence of a PEP-CTERM domain at a protein's C-terminus predicts cleavage within the sorting domain, followed by covalent anchoring to some some component of the (usually Gram-negative) cell surface. Many PEP-CTERM proteins exhibit an unusual sequence composition that includes large numbers of potential glycosylation sites. Expression of one such protein has been shown restore the ability of a bacterium to form floc, a type of biofilm.): protein MNTSPTLRSDVLNGRSVLEFDGNDLMVSSASGSLMDPGAGLTMFYVATGDQSGDVAARLFQFGSSTNNSGEIVAADLSTTDGEQSGFRFNNGAALYDAPIDPDAFPIGILRVIPGEGHNEAQFFVNGLMDENRFTGNGNNPNNTIMLTDNDLELILGTGRGDDGGIFSGDFFVGQLAELAIYDRALTTLEMNLVGNYFSNEYDLAFQYNLDAFVVAIPEPSSVLWIAMFGGWIVMRRRKTMYHFPPLRSKPIIV, encoded by the coding sequence ATGAACACCAGTCCGACACTGCGCAGCGATGTCCTCAATGGACGCTCCGTGCTCGAGTTTGACGGCAATGATCTGATGGTCTCGTCGGCCAGTGGCAGTCTGATGGATCCTGGCGCTGGCTTGACGATGTTCTACGTCGCGACCGGAGATCAGTCGGGGGACGTTGCGGCACGCTTGTTCCAATTCGGCAGTTCAACGAACAATTCAGGCGAGATCGTCGCGGCGGATCTTTCCACCACCGATGGCGAGCAGAGCGGATTTCGATTTAACAACGGGGCGGCTCTCTACGATGCGCCGATCGATCCGGATGCGTTTCCTATTGGCATCCTGCGAGTCATCCCTGGTGAGGGTCACAACGAAGCCCAGTTTTTCGTCAATGGCTTGATGGATGAAAATCGCTTTACCGGAAACGGCAACAATCCGAACAACACGATCATGCTAACCGATAACGATCTGGAGTTGATTCTCGGAACCGGTCGAGGCGACGATGGTGGTATCTTTAGCGGCGACTTTTTCGTTGGCCAGTTAGCAGAGTTAGCGATCTACGACCGGGCACTCACGACGCTGGAAATGAATCTGGTAGGAAACTATTTTTCAAACGAATATGACTTAGCGTTCCAATACAACTTGGATGCTTTCGTCGTCGCGATCCCCGAGCCATCCTCGGTCCTGTGGATTGCCATGTTTGGCGGTTGGATTGTGATGCGTCGAAGAAAAACGATGTATCACTTTCCCCCTCTTCGTTCGAAGCCAATCATCGTCTGA